A window from Hoeflea sp. IMCC20628 encodes these proteins:
- a CDS encoding MltA domain-containing protein, giving the protein MGLSLRREDFSTLPGWADDAPGPAFTAFRRSADHAMRRGPYRTGSLGLSHADFLPSYAAALARELVESGYLSDSEARAFFETWFRPVAICHADEEGFVTGYYEPEVRVGYQAESGYRYPFLRKPGNLNKVADPENPPPGIPAGYAFMIKDDGGPRCCPDRAAIENGAFDDQNLEIAWAESRVDVFFAHVQGCARLQFPDGQVSRITYAGKSGHPFTGIGQLLVERGEVAADKISMAAIRDWLAADPERADRLMQENRSYIFFHEAAVDDDRLGPVAAAKVPLEPGRSLAVDRHIHSFGTPIFVSAPELKDFDEPRPFARLMIAQDTGTAIVGPVRGDLFAGSGPVAGATAGSIKAKAEFVVLAPVGSEIARRAGHE; this is encoded by the coding sequence ATGGGGTTGTCGCTTCGGCGAGAGGATTTCTCCACACTTCCCGGCTGGGCGGATGATGCGCCCGGCCCAGCTTTTACGGCTTTCCGGCGCTCGGCAGACCATGCCATGCGCCGTGGGCCCTATCGCACCGGGTCACTCGGTCTCAGTCATGCCGATTTTCTGCCGTCCTATGCTGCGGCCCTGGCTCGGGAGCTAGTTGAATCCGGCTATCTATCGGATTCGGAAGCGCGAGCTTTCTTTGAAACCTGGTTCCGCCCGGTGGCCATCTGTCACGCCGATGAAGAGGGATTCGTAACCGGCTATTATGAGCCTGAGGTCAGGGTCGGGTACCAGGCTGAATCCGGCTACAGATATCCGTTTCTGCGCAAACCGGGAAATCTCAACAAGGTTGCCGATCCGGAAAATCCACCGCCGGGGATCCCGGCTGGATATGCTTTCATGATCAAGGATGATGGCGGACCAAGGTGCTGTCCGGATCGGGCAGCCATTGAGAACGGTGCATTTGATGATCAGAATCTCGAGATCGCCTGGGCGGAAAGCCGGGTCGATGTCTTCTTCGCCCATGTGCAAGGCTGCGCCCGGCTTCAGTTTCCCGATGGGCAGGTCAGTCGGATTACCTATGCCGGCAAAAGCGGGCATCCCTTTACCGGCATAGGTCAGCTTTTGGTCGAGCGCGGCGAGGTTGCCGCCGACAAAATATCCATGGCCGCCATAAGGGATTGGCTTGCCGCCGATCCGGAACGGGCAGACCGCTTGATGCAGGAAAACCGGTCCTACATTTTTTTTCACGAAGCAGCCGTTGATGATGATCGCCTGGGACCGGTGGCAGCTGCCAAAGTTCCGCTGGAGCCCGGCCGTTCGCTTGCAGTGGACCGTCATATCCACAGCTTCGGGACCCCGATATTTGTATCCGCGCCTGAGTTGAAAGACTTTGATGAACCGCGGCCTTTTGCGCGTCTGATGATTGCCCAGGATACCGGAACCGCTATCGTCGGGCCGGTCCGTGGAGATTTGTTTGCCGGCTCCGGTCCTGTCGCTGGTGCCACCGCCGGATCAATAAAAGCCAAAGCGGAATTTGTGGTTCTTGCTCCAGTGGGATCGGAGATTGCACGGCGGGCAGGTCATGAGTAA
- a CDS encoding Tim44/TimA family putative adaptor protein — MGSFDFVTFFFFVAAVIIFIQLRSVLGKRTGHEAPPRDQAPAVEGLDDPKVVTLPRRGRESAEPDMFVAVDAYAEPGSELNKGLREVVSADSSFDPKEFVGGATMAYEMIVSAYADGDRKTLKGLLSRDVYDGFVAAIDEREANGETVRSNFVGIEKSSIIQAEMKGTEANITLRIMSQLISATLDKDGEVIEGDLVEVTDVNDVWTFSRDTRSRDPNWRLIATEADQ; from the coding sequence ATGGGTTCCTTTGATTTTGTGACGTTCTTCTTTTTTGTGGCGGCGGTGATCATATTCATTCAGCTTCGGTCGGTGCTTGGCAAGCGGACAGGGCACGAAGCCCCGCCGCGTGACCAGGCGCCGGCGGTCGAGGGTCTGGACGACCCCAAGGTTGTCACGCTTCCGCGCCGCGGCCGGGAAAGCGCCGAGCCGGACATGTTTGTGGCGGTTGACGCCTATGCCGAACCAGGCAGCGAACTCAACAAGGGTTTGCGCGAGGTGGTTTCGGCTGATTCGTCCTTTGATCCCAAGGAGTTTGTTGGCGGTGCCACCATGGCCTATGAGATGATCGTGTCAGCCTATGCCGATGGTGACCGGAAAACCCTGAAGGGATTGTTGTCTCGTGACGTCTATGACGGCTTCGTTGCCGCAATCGATGAGCGCGAGGCCAATGGCGAAACGGTTCGATCGAATTTCGTCGGCATTGAAAAATCCAGTATTATCCAGGCCGAGATGAAAGGTACGGAAGCCAACATCACGCTTCGGATCATGAGTCAGCTGATATCGGCAACTTTGGACAAGGATGGCGAGGTCATAGAAGGTGATCTGGTTGAAGTGACGGACGTCAATGATGTCTGGACATTTTCCCGCGATACGCGCTCGCGCGACCCTAACTGGCGTCTGATTGCGACGGAAGCCGATCAGTAA
- a CDS encoding FxsA family protein: MRFSLIPFLLLAIPLAEIAAFVVIGGQIGVWATLGMVLLTAIIGSFLLRWQGVGLFNRINAEVRANRVPGRELVHGVMILVAGVLLLTPGFVTDSLGFLLFVPSIRDIVWRLVKDRVVVQTMGGSTAGPGNPGAGAHSGGASRDGVVDLNEDEFKRTNDPASPWSGDRSSLPKADRKDGGSANGL, from the coding sequence ATGCGCTTTTCCCTGATTCCTTTTCTATTGCTCGCCATACCGCTGGCCGAAATCGCGGCCTTTGTCGTGATCGGCGGCCAGATCGGCGTCTGGGCAACGCTGGGCATGGTTCTTCTGACTGCGATCATCGGCAGCTTTCTGCTTCGGTGGCAGGGAGTGGGGCTGTTCAACAGGATCAACGCGGAGGTTCGCGCCAATCGCGTTCCAGGTCGCGAACTGGTTCATGGCGTGATGATCCTGGTTGCGGGTGTGTTGTTGCTGACGCCGGGATTCGTCACCGATTCTCTGGGGTTCCTGCTGTTCGTCCCCTCAATTCGGGATATCGTGTGGCGCCTGGTTAAAGATCGGGTGGTGGTGCAAACCATGGGCGGGTCAACCGCCGGCCCAGGCAATCCGGGCGCGGGTGCTCATTCAGGTGGCGCTAGCAGGGACGGTGTGGTCGACCTCAATGAGGATGAATTCAAGCGCACAAACGATCCGGCATCGCCGTGGTCTGGGGATCGCAGCAGCCTGCCCAAGGCCGATCGCAAAGACGGTGGCAGCGCAAACGGGTTGTAA
- the secB gene encoding protein-export chaperone SecB, producing the protein MAKDTTPKGDAAATDVKGNGEAPSLNVLAQYIKDLSFENPGAPKSLGPREKAPEISINVNVNANPLSESEFDVLLTMNATAKTGDAVVFNVELVYGGVFRVANFPQEHMLPLLFIECPRMLFPFARQIIADATRNGGFPPLLIDPIDFAQMFQQRMAEENTKAQVATN; encoded by the coding sequence ATGGCAAAAGATACGACCCCAAAAGGTGATGCGGCAGCGACTGACGTCAAAGGCAACGGCGAAGCGCCTTCGCTGAATGTTCTGGCCCAGTACATCAAGGATTTGTCATTCGAAAATCCAGGCGCGCCCAAGTCACTTGGCCCGCGTGAAAAAGCACCGGAAATCAGCATCAACGTCAACGTCAACGCCAATCCGTTGAGCGAGTCAGAGTTTGACGTCCTGCTGACGATGAATGCCACTGCCAAAACCGGTGATGCGGTCGTTTTCAACGTCGAGCTGGTCTATGGCGGTGTCTTCCGGGTTGCCAATTTTCCGCAGGAGCACATGTTGCCGCTGCTGTTTATCGAATGCCCGCGGATGCTTTTCCCGTTTGCCCGTCAGATCATCGCCGATGCGACCCGCAATGGCGGCTTCCCGCCGCTGTTGATCGACCCGATCGATTTTGCACAGATGTTCCAGCAGCGCATGGCTGAAGAAAACACCAAGGCACAGGTTGCCACCAATTAG
- the dnaQ gene encoding DNA polymerase III subunit epsilon, with translation MREIVFDTETTGLSNQTDRIIEIGCIELENQFPTGRTLHLFINPDGCKVHPDALAIHGITDAFLADKPVFSAVAQQIAEFFEGAHYVAHNASFDMGFLNAEYTRIGRPAISPDLVIDTLSLARRRHPMGPNSLDALCRRYGIDNSHRNKHGALLDAELLTDVYIEMNGGRQAALGLSTDEVVSVERDADEEVVEIGERLRPLPPRLSAVELEAHAKLIARIGGDALWNKA, from the coding sequence ATGCGCGAGATTGTCTTCGATACGGAAACCACCGGACTGAGCAACCAGACCGACCGAATCATCGAAATCGGCTGCATCGAGCTCGAAAACCAGTTTCCCACCGGACGGACATTGCATCTGTTCATCAATCCCGATGGCTGCAAGGTTCATCCCGATGCGCTCGCGATACACGGCATTACCGATGCGTTTCTCGCCGACAAACCGGTGTTCAGCGCCGTGGCGCAGCAAATCGCCGAATTTTTTGAGGGCGCGCACTATGTTGCGCACAACGCCAGTTTCGACATGGGATTTCTCAACGCCGAATACACCCGGATTGGCCGCCCCGCTATCTCGCCAGATCTGGTGATCGATACCCTTTCACTTGCCCGCAGGCGCCATCCGATGGGGCCCAACAGCCTTGATGCCCTGTGCCGGCGCTACGGCATCGACAATTCCCATCGCAACAAGCACGGGGCGCTTCTCGATGCGGAATTGCTGACCGATGTCTATATCGAGATGAATGGCGGCCGCCAGGCAGCACTCGGACTGTCGACTGATGAGGTTGTCTCTGTCGAACGGGACGCTGATGAAGAGGTTGTCGAAATCGGCGAGCGGTTGCGACCGTTGCCACCGCGCCTGAGTGCCGTCGAGCTTGAAGCGCATGCAAAACTGATTGCCCGGATCGGCGGCGACGCCCTGTGGAACAAGGCCTGA
- the coaE gene encoding dephospho-CoA kinase (Dephospho-CoA kinase (CoaE) performs the final step in coenzyme A biosynthesis.), which yields MIVIGLTGSIGMGKSTTSEMFRALGVPVISADEIVHELYRGEAAPLIDQAFPGTASDGVVNREILSKKLMAAPADFTRLEAIIHPLVRAREKSFIEEARADGEPMVLVDIPLLFETGAENRVDVIVVVSCAPEIQRQRVLDRPGMTLEKFEAILARQVPDAEKRARADHVIDTGGGLEAARQQVAEIVAKLTESSKKGL from the coding sequence ATGATCGTCATCGGCCTGACAGGCTCTATCGGCATGGGAAAATCTACCACCTCGGAGATGTTCCGAGCACTTGGCGTGCCGGTGATCAGCGCCGACGAGATTGTGCATGAGCTCTATCGCGGCGAGGCAGCGCCCTTGATCGATCAGGCATTTCCTGGGACCGCGTCCGACGGCGTCGTCAACCGGGAAATCCTGTCGAAAAAACTGATGGCCGCCCCCGCTGATTTCACCCGCCTGGAGGCGATCATTCATCCGCTGGTGCGGGCGCGTGAGAAAAGCTTCATCGAAGAGGCGCGCGCCGACGGTGAACCGATGGTGCTGGTGGATATTCCTCTGCTGTTTGAAACCGGAGCCGAAAACCGGGTTGATGTCATCGTCGTTGTCAGCTGCGCGCCGGAGATCCAGCGCCAGCGGGTACTGGACCGTCCGGGGATGACGTTGGAGAAATTCGAAGCTATCCTGGCGCGGCAGGTTCCTGATGCTGAAAAACGCGCACGCGCCGATCATGTGATTGATACCGGTGGCGGACTGGAGGCGGCACGCCAGCAGGTCGCCGAGATCGTCGCAAAGCTGACCGAATCCTCGAAGAAGGGCCTATAG
- a CDS encoding shikimate dehydrogenase: MDKDIQNSSRAFVIGHPIGHSRSPMIHRYWLNQAGLTGSYDPVDVAPEDLPTFFRALKDRSSGFTGGNVTVPHKEAIITLVDEIDETARLIGAANTVWLEDGRLMATNTDSLGFAANLDETAAGWDHGKRAIVLGAGGASRAVVHALLARGFDEVSVVNRTASRASTLAERFGPCVSAHGLENLADVIKGANLFVNTTTLGMAGTEVPPIDFTTMASDALVTDIVYIPLETPILAMAKHQGVATTDGLGMLLHQAAPGFQKWFGVKPVVTPELRQLIISDMEAH; this comes from the coding sequence ATGGATAAAGACATCCAGAATTCGTCGCGCGCTTTTGTCATCGGTCATCCGATTGGCCATTCCCGGTCACCGATGATTCATCGCTATTGGCTCAACCAGGCTGGCCTGACCGGCAGTTACGACCCGGTAGACGTTGCGCCGGAAGATCTGCCGACGTTTTTCCGTGCGCTGAAAGACAGATCTTCCGGGTTTACCGGCGGCAATGTCACTGTTCCGCACAAGGAAGCCATCATTACTCTCGTTGACGAGATTGATGAAACCGCTCGGCTGATCGGCGCTGCCAATACGGTGTGGCTCGAGGATGGTCGGTTGATGGCGACAAACACCGATTCTCTCGGCTTTGCCGCCAATCTGGACGAAACAGCAGCAGGTTGGGATCACGGCAAAAGGGCGATTGTTCTTGGAGCCGGCGGCGCCAGTCGCGCGGTTGTCCATGCCTTGCTGGCGCGCGGCTTTGATGAGGTCAGCGTTGTCAATCGCACGGCATCCCGCGCCAGCACTTTGGCTGAACGCTTTGGCCCGTGCGTCTCAGCGCATGGCTTGGAAAATCTTGCAGACGTGATCAAAGGCGCGAATCTCTTCGTCAACACCACGACGCTCGGGATGGCAGGGACCGAGGTTCCACCAATCGATTTCACCACCATGGCATCGGATGCGCTGGTCACCGATATTGTCTATATCCCCTTGGAAACGCCAATATTGGCAATGGCCAAGCATCAGGGCGTGGCTACAACTGACGGTCTTGGCATGCTGTTGCATCAGGCAGCGCCCGGATTTCAGAAATGGTTCGGGGTCAAACCGGTGGTTACGCCCGAATTGCGGCAGTTGATAATTTCAGACATGGAAGCGCACTGA
- a CDS encoding Maf-like protein, with the protein MPPRLVLASASPFRRALLENAGLTFEIEPAQIDERVIEQTLDGLTAEDVASVLAEAKAQDVSGRNSGALVIGSDQTLSLDGEIFHKTGTMEEARRRLLQLSGRTHHLNSAIVLAQDGETIWRHVSVAGMTMRNLDPGFIGRHLSNVGDRALSSVGAYQFEGEGIQLFQRFEGDYFTIIGLPMLPLLAKLRELQAIDG; encoded by the coding sequence ATGCCGCCGCGCCTTGTGCTTGCATCCGCCAGCCCTTTCCGCAGAGCTTTGCTTGAAAATGCCGGCCTGACATTTGAGATCGAGCCGGCTCAGATCGATGAGCGCGTTATTGAACAGACGCTCGATGGTTTGACCGCTGAAGATGTCGCCTCTGTGCTTGCCGAGGCCAAGGCGCAGGACGTTTCGGGGCGCAATTCTGGCGCACTTGTCATCGGCTCGGATCAGACCCTGTCGCTTGATGGAGAAATCTTTCACAAGACCGGTACCATGGAGGAAGCACGACGGCGGCTGTTGCAGTTGTCAGGCCGAACCCACCATCTAAACAGTGCCATTGTCCTGGCCCAGGATGGCGAGACCATATGGCGGCATGTTTCCGTGGCGGGCATGACCATGCGGAATCTCGATCCGGGTTTCATTGGCCGGCATTTGTCCAATGTCGGCGATCGGGCTCTTTCCTCGGTTGGTGCTTACCAGTTTGAAGGCGAAGGTATTCAGCTGTTTCAGCGGTTTGAGGGTGACTACTTCACCATAATCGGATTGCCGATGCTGCCGCTGTTGGCCAAACTCCGGGAGTTGCAGGCCATTGATGGATAA
- a CDS encoding pyruvate, water dikinase regulatory protein, translating into MEQSKNYFHLHLISDSTGETLMAAGRAAAAQFQGAQALEHVYPLIRTRKQLFAVLDAIDGAPGIVLYTIVDAELSSIIELKCRDMGLPSVSVLEPVINVFQSYLGAPSRRRVGAQHAMGEEYFKRIDALNFTLDHDDGQLPADFDEADLVILGISRTSKTPTSIYIANRGIKTANIPIVHGVPLPDGLVTATKPLVVGLIASVDRIAQVRRNRVLGSTTGYQGEHYTDRALISEELKYARSLCERHGWPVIDVTRRSIEETSAAILALRPKWR; encoded by the coding sequence GTGGAGCAGAGCAAAAATTACTTCCATCTGCATCTGATATCGGACTCTACGGGAGAGACTCTGATGGCCGCCGGTCGTGCTGCGGCCGCGCAGTTCCAGGGCGCGCAGGCACTTGAGCATGTCTATCCACTGATTCGCACCCGCAAGCAGTTGTTTGCAGTACTCGACGCCATAGATGGTGCGCCGGGGATTGTGCTCTACACCATAGTCGACGCCGAGCTCTCCTCGATCATCGAACTGAAATGCCGCGACATGGGACTTCCAAGCGTCTCGGTGCTCGAGCCGGTCATCAATGTGTTCCAGTCCTATCTCGGCGCTCCGTCACGTCGCCGCGTCGGGGCGCAACACGCCATGGGCGAAGAGTATTTCAAGCGAATCGACGCGCTGAATTTTACGCTTGATCACGACGACGGCCAGTTGCCCGCAGATTTTGACGAAGCCGATCTGGTAATCCTCGGCATCAGCCGCACATCGAAAACCCCGACAAGCATCTACATTGCCAATCGCGGCATCAAGACCGCGAATATACCGATCGTGCATGGAGTGCCGCTTCCCGATGGCCTGGTTACAGCAACAAAACCCCTTGTGGTGGGCCTCATTGCCTCTGTAGATCGAATCGCCCAGGTTCGCCGCAACCGGGTTTTGGGTTCGACCACCGGTTACCAGGGGGAGCATTACACTGATCGCGCGCTGATCAGCGAAGAGCTGAAATATGCCCGGTCGCTTTGCGAACGCCACGGTTGGCCGGTAATTGACGTAACCCGCCGTTCCATCGAAGAGACCTCAGCGGCAATCCTTGCCTTGCGTCCCAAGTGGCGCTAA